GGAACACCtggagggagaggaagtgtgtggggCGGTGGTGGATACAAAGGAGGCGGTGGGACAGGTGTTCCTGGTAGTGATGGGCCATGAGTCCTCTGGGAATGTTCACCAAGGTGTTGCCCTCCATTGATGCTTGGTTCCCAAACAGGTctaccagcagcagcagcagcagcagcaggagcaggagcagcagcagcagcagcagcagcaggagcaggagcaacaAGAGCAGCATTTATTCTTGCTGGACCCGTTGTAGGCATCAACTGTCCATGCAAAAGGGACTGCCCGATCCCAGAAGGCGTTCCAAGCAGAGGTCCCCGAGAGCCCTTTTCTTCCCTTAGTGCACTAATTGCTGTTGATGAAGAAGCTTGAGGATGATCTGATACCAAAGCTGCAGCAGGTCTCAGTTTGTCATCAGGATCACGGGAAGGCCCATCTGGTTTTTCTGCTTGGACAGATATGGACACTGTGGCAGTTCCATCGGCAACTGGTGCCGGAGTAGAAGGTTTCTTTATAGGTGCAGCAGAGGATTTATTAGGACTCATGGATGATGATCCAGAAGCAGTAGCAGCATGAGTAGATGCAGATGTCACTGGGATCTTCAAAGGGTCCTGCTGTCTTGAAAGTGGAGGTCTGGTCAGTGGCAGTAGGTTCCGCTGAATCGGTGGccttggaggtgggggtgggcatATTTGCTTTTGAAGCCCTTTGGTATAACCGGTTTTGTTTTGGAAGTTCTCAATAGCCCGGCGCAAACATTTGTTGGCAATTAAAGCATCAGGAGACACATCATTCTGATGACAAGTTGGGCATGTATGGCCATCCGATTCTAGCAAAGCTGTTCTTATACATTCGTCACAATAACTGTTTCCACAGCAAGGTATGACAGCGGCATCAGTCATTATGGCTTTGCAGATTAGACATAGCAATTCATCTGGGATAGGGTCCTCCACTTCTGACGAAGACGACTCTTCCGCTGGTAGGAAAggtggtttttctttcttccccctggCATATGCCTCTGCATCTATGGTTGGGATGACATATTTTCCAGTATCGGTAAGCATGGCACCTTTCATGTTCGGATCTTTCACCTCCATCATAAAACTTCTAGGAATTCCAGTGCTCTTTTTCATTCTGGGAACCAGATCAAAGTCTTTATCCCCTTTGGTTGGGCAATTCTTTATGTAATGGCCAGGTTTCCCACACCGGAAACAGGTATAAGATGGTGGAGGTGGCCCCGGAGGTGTCTTCGTGTAATGGATCGGATCGTATTCGTGGACGGACTGGATCATCATCGCTTGAACTTTGTCTTCTTCAGAAGCATCGGCTTCAGTCAGATTTGCAAACTTGATCAACTGGGCCACAGAAGCGGATGCAGAAGAGTCAGTCTTCCTTTGAGTTTCCTTTTTCGCCTCCCGTGGAACGCCACTAGGCATATCAAACTGTCTTCTCAGGTCATGAGATAGGTTTGCTTTTGAGGTTCTACTCACTCGTTTAGTTAGATCTAAAACATGTGTCCTGCTCGTAGCTACAATACCTCCAGCAGGAACTCTTCTTACGATAACGGAGAAATTCCTGTGAATCGGGGCATTGTCATCCGTGTACTCTTCTTTTGTGTCTGCATTGCTGATGTGTAGCTCGCAGTTAGGAGCCTtgagtttctctttcttcatgaTTTGCTTCTTCAAATCACACACGGAGATGTGGGGTCCTTCAAAGATAACGGTCCCATAGTTGAGTTGGGAGGAAAATTTATAATGCACACCGGACATGGTGCCAAAAGTTTCCTGAGGCTCAGGGCTGAGACGGGACACTCTGAAGTATCTGGCTCTTTGTAAACTGAAGagatgtgtacacacacacacaacactcaGAATCTGAGGCAACCTGGGGCCTTATTCaggcccccaccccccaaaaatggGGTTCTGAACCAAGGACCCTCACTCCAATACTCAAATCACCTCAAGGGTGGATGGGAGCAGGAGGGTACCGGAAAAGGGATTTTGGAGGTAGGGAGCAGTTGAGCTAAATGCCCTAAGGGCTTCTCTGAAGAAATCCAGTTCACCTccaacaaagttccaatctccagtCAGAAGAGCACAAGAGTCCCCAGAATAAGCGTCTCCTTCAGCCCTAGCCACCAACTCAGGAATCCTCTTCGGAGGCTGAGAGTCCCTTCAGCAAGGGCCACCAGCACAAGACTCTTGCTTCAACCAGAGTCACCAACCAAAAGCTCAATTCCAGCCCTCTGCTCTGGCTTTATAATGAACCCCTTTCTCCACCTACCAGTTCTCCCATGTCTCTGGGAGTGTGAACTTCCTAACTCTGACAGTGTGAACTTTCTCCCTCTCAGGGTGTGAACTTACTATCTCTCAGGCTgggaacttcctttctctgggggTGTGAACTTCCTTGCAATCCATGCTAAATAAAGGGTCTTCAAGTTTCTGACTAGGCATGTCAATCCTCTGAAACCCTCCTCTCCCAAAAGGATCACAGAGGGGATTTTCAAAAGGAGATTAACActcccttgttgttgttgtttttaatgtgaCCACACAGAAACTTGAAAACCCAAtagcatctttcctttcccaaagatctgacattcatactattctgtgctcacctaattcacttctaatttccttccttatattcagcccattcgcccattctgagctgatcttggtatagggtgtgagctgttgatccAACCCCTGtgtctcccatgctgtcttccaatgttcccagcagatttttttttttaatcaaatagtggatttttgtcccaaaagctgggatatttgggtttatcatagactgtggtACTCTGGTCactaaccccaagtctattccactgatcctcctttctgtctcttagccagtaccatactgtatagatgaccgctgctttatagtatagtttgagatctggtagtgcaaggcccccttcctttgcatgttTTCTTTCATTACTTCCACAGATATCCTTGGTATTTACTTCTTCCAAACAAACTTTGTTccgtttctgtttctgttttgttgttgttgttgtttttttctaattcagtcaaAAGGATTtttgggtagttcaatgggtatggcaccaaacaagtaaataagtttggataggaaggccattttcattatgttagcttgtcctacccatgagcagttaatgttttgttttgttttgctttttcccaGTAGtctagatctacttttaattgtgtgggaagtgttctgtatttctgtgttcatatagttcctgtgtttgtcttggccgATAGATGCCTAATCGTTCTATATCGTCTaggctgattttaaatggaatttctctcacTCATGCTGAGATGTGTGGGAGATATatcgaaatgctgatgacttatgtgggttcattttgtatcctgcaactttgctaaagttgttgattatttccactagctttttagttgattctctcgggttctttaagtagaccatcataacaCCTGCAAAgcgtgatagcttggtctcctcgttgccaattttaatgccttcaatttctttttcttctctaattgctacagctagtgtctctagtacaatgttcaacaatagaggtgataatgggcatccttgcttcactcctgatcttattgggaaggcttctaattcatccccattgcagatgatgtttgctgatggttttagatatatactatttattatttttaggaaaggcccttttttCCTAGACTTTGTAGTGCTTTCAGTGCGAATGagtgttgttttttgtcaaaggctgTTTCTGCAAATACtgagataagcatgtgatttGTGTTGGTTGCTTGTCGATTTGGCCAacgatgtggatggttttcctgatattggaCCATCCTTGCCTTCCCGGTATCAATTCCACCTGATTGTAATGAATAATCCTGGCGATCATGTGCTGCAGTCTATTGCTAGTAttctttggaagattttttttttttgcatctatgt
This sequence is a window from Monodelphis domestica isolate mMonDom1 chromosome 3, mMonDom1.pri, whole genome shotgun sequence. Protein-coding genes within it:
- the LOC130457974 gene encoding E3 ubiquitin-protein ligase RBBP6-like, with translation MSGVHYKFSSQLNYGTVIFEGPHISVCDLKKQIMKKEKLKAPNCELHISNADTKEEYTDDNAPIHRNFSVIVRRVPAGGIVATSRTHVLDLTKRVSRTSKANLSHDLRRQFDMPSGVPREAKKETQRKTDSSASASVAQLIKFANLTEADASEEDKVQAMMIQSVHEYDPIHYTKTPPGPPPPSYTCFRCGKPGHYIKNCPTKGDKDFDLVPRMKKSTGIPRSFMMEVKDPNMKGAMLTDTGKYVIPTIDAEAYARGKKEKPPFLPAEESSSSEVEDPIPDELLCLICKAIMTDAAVIPCCGNSYCDECIRTALLESDGHTCPTCHQNDVSPDALIANKCLRRAIENFQNKTGYTKGLQKQICPPPPPRPPIQRNLLPLTRPPLSRQQDPLKIPVTSASTHAATASGSSSMSPNKSSAAPIKKPSTPAPVADGTATVSISVQAEKPDGPSRDPDDKLRPAAALVSDHPQASSSTAISALREEKGSRGPLLGTPSGIGQSLLHGQLMPTTGPARINAALVAPAPAAAAAAAAPAPAAAAAAAGRPVWEPSINGGQHLGEHSQRTHGPSLPGTPVPPPPLYPPPPHTLPLPPGVPPPQFPPQFPPGPPPPAGYRVPPPGFPPAPTTLSAPWVSTAVQTAPPNTIRTIQALPLSREEFYRVQRRLREEEKRKSKRDFAKKFTDYEKIPKERRRAFSRSKSPHSGSSRSRSSYTYSKSRCGSSRCPSHSRSFSPSHCPYPRRGRGKSRDRRSRSRSHGYHRARSRSPPRRRYHSRPRSPPVFRGQSPNKRNIPQGQTGHRSPNRGGNYPEKLSARHGHTMKDIATSKEKDRENPPGDGKGSKQDKHGKRRQGEENEGFPNTELLQRSKKRRKC